One part of the Coffea eugenioides isolate CCC68of chromosome 10, Ceug_1.0, whole genome shotgun sequence genome encodes these proteins:
- the LOC113748660 gene encoding probable diphthine methyl ester synthase isoform X2, giving the protein MLYIIGLGLGDEKDITLRGLEAVQKSQKVFIEAYTSLLSFGISSDGLSTLEKLYGKSITVADREMVEEKADDILLEATSSDVAFLVVGDPFGATTHTDLVVRAKKLGVDVKVVHNASVMNAIGVCGLQLYRYGETVSLPFFTDTWRPDSFYEKIQRNRKLGLHTLCLLDIRVKEPSLESLCRGKKQYEPPRFMAVSVAIEQLLEVEQMRGENAYTEDTTCVGFARLGSEDQLVVAGSMKQLLEVDFGPPLHCLVIVGDTHPVEEEMLDFYKLAKKQGQA; this is encoded by the exons ATGTTGTATATTATAGGACTGGGATTGGGAGATGAGAAAGACATCACTCTCAGAGGCCTTGAAGCTGTTCAGAAGTCCCAAAAAGTATTCATAGAAGCCTATACCTCTCTCCTCTCCTTTGGTATCTCCTCCGATGGCCTTTCTACTCtg GAAAAGCTCTACGGCAAATCAATTACGGTAGCGGATAGGGAAATGGTCGAGGAAAAGGCAGACGATATACTCTTGGAAGCTACATCGTCCGATGTTGCTTTTCTCGTTGTTGGAGACCCTTTTGG AGCTACTACGCACACAGATCTCGTTGTTAGAGCAAAAAAATTGGGTGTGGATGTTAAGGTTGTGCATAATGCGTCAGTAATGAATGCAATTGGAGTTTGTGGTTTACAACTCTACCGATATGGAGAGACGGTTTCCCTTCCATTTTTCACTGATACTTGGAGGCCTGATAGTTTTTATGAGAAGATTCAAAGAAATAGAAAGCTGGGATTGCATACTCTTTGCTTGTTAG ACATACGAGTAAAGGAGCCCTCCTTGGAGTCTTTATGCAG AGGGAAAAAGCAATATGAGCCTCCAAGGTTTATGGCAGTAAGTGTTGCAATTGAGCAGCTCTTGGAGGTTGAACAAATGCGTGGAGAAAATG CATACACTGAAGACACTACTTGCGTTGGCTTTGCTCGACTTGGTAGTGAAGATCAGTTGGTGGTTGCCGGTTCGATGAAACAATTGTTAGAGGTGGACTTTGGTCCCCCACTGCATTGCCTCGTGATAGTCGGTGATACTCACCccgtggaagaagaaatgctgGATTTCTATAAGCTAGCGAAAAAGCAGGGCCAAGCCTGA
- the LOC113749117 gene encoding protein SPA, chloroplastic encodes MTITPSVSRLHSPFICCPLKNSSSSSGLLTQKSIRNRRCPTSYPCIRAIELDQNTIVAITVGVASIAVGIGIPVFYETQIDSAAKRENTQPCFPCNGSGAQTCRFCMGTGSVSVELGGGDKEVSRCINCEGMGSLTCTTCQGSGIQPRYLDRREFKDDD; translated from the exons ATGACAATTACACCTTCAGTTTCCAGACTGCATTCTCCATTCATATGCTGTCCTCTCAagaattcttcttcttcttctggtCTTCTTACGCAGAAATCAATTAGGAACCGACGCTGCCCAACTTCTTATCCATGCATCAGAGCTATTGAACTTGACCAGAATACG ATAGTAGCAATAACGGTAGGTGTGGCCAGCATTGCAGTTGGGATTGGAATTCCAGTTTTCTATGAAACCCAAATTGACAGTGCG GCCAAAAGAGAGAATACCCAGCCATGCTTCCCTTGCAATGGCTCTGGTGCTC AGACGTGCAGATTTTGCATGGGAACTGGAAGTGTGTCAGTCGAGCTTGGTGGGGGTGACAAAGAAGTCTCCCGCTGCATCAATTGTGAAGGTATGGGATCCTTGACATGCACTACATGTCAAGGAAGTGGCATTCAACCTCGATATCTTGATCGCAG AGAATTCAAAGATGACGATTAG
- the LOC113749181 gene encoding L10-interacting MYB domain-containing protein-like — MEVNYSVTEPYFVALIATQRSPLCRLLPWRQFYQVSGDYPGALQRQMDGEANEQLPKQERLRTRWTASLDKIFADLVVQQIQLGNRPNNVFDKKTWNHIREEFNRQTNLNFNNNQLRKHLDVLRTRYCSLKSAFDQQDPIEDSCYIGFDLWEDIGAQHKPAESTKIKDCPIYDQLCAIFADSGADGKYAQSSHYEELDKSAGKYAQSSHYEELDKSAGTDPLYQESGNALPQTPALSRPEQGNPSPPQNMNKTTAERKRKRPAETSRGSGESYLDGNLRNIMAGALLDMIGASKLRSTDMSKTDDKFTITNCIKALDEIEGIEDWLYYAALDLFEDPSSREMFLSLKSNTVRLTWLQGKCGHFFS, encoded by the exons ATGGAG GTAAATTACTCAGTTACGGAGCCGTACTTTGTAGCTTTGATCGCAACTCAGAGGAGCCCGCTCTGTCGCCTCTTGCCGTGGCGACAATTTTACCAGGTTTCCGGCGATTACCCGGGAGCCCTCCAAAG ACAGATGGATGGTGAAGCCAATGAACAGCTGCCCAAACAGGAGCGTTTGAGGACAAGATGGACAGCATCCCTCGATAAGATTTTTGCAGACCTTGTTGTTCAGCAGATTCAACTGGGGAACAGACCAAACAATGTTTTTGACAAGAAGACATGGAACCACATACGCGAAGAATTTAACAGACAGACAAATCTTAACTTTAATAATAATCAATTGAGGAAACACCTTGATGTTCTCCGGACACGTTACTGTAGTCTGAAATCAGCCTTTGATCAACAGGATCCCATAGAAGATTCTTGCTACATTGGGTTTGACCTATGGGAAGACATTGGA GCACAACATAAGCCTGCTGAGTCCACCAAGATCAAGGATTGTCCTATTTATGACCAGTTATGTGCAATTTTTGCGGATTCAGGTGCTGATGGAAAATATGCTCAATCCAGCCACTATGAAGAGCTAGACAAATCTGCTGGGAAATATGCCCAATCCAGCCACTATGAAGAACTGGATAAATCTGCAGGTACAGACCCTTTATATCAGGAAAGTGGAAATGCACTTCCTCAAACCCCTGCGCTGTCAAGACCTGAACAAGGAAATCCATCTCCGCCACAGAATATGAATAAAACCACAGCAGAAAGAAAGAGGAAGCGTCCAGCAGAGACTAGCAGGGGATCCGGAGAAAGTTACTTGGATGGAAATTTAAGAAATATAATGGCAGGAGCATTGTTAGATATGATTGGTGCATCAAAGTTGCGATCAACAGATATGTCTAAGACTGATGATAAATTTACGATAACCAACTGCATAAAAGCTTTGGACGAGATTGAAGGCATTGAGGATTGGCTCTATTATGCAGCGCTGGATCTTTTCGAGGATCCCAGTTCACGAGAGATGTTCCTTTCTCTTAAGAGCAACACAGTAAGGTTAACATGGCTACAGGGGAAGTGTGGTCATTTTTTCTCCTAG
- the LOC113748660 gene encoding probable diphthine methyl ester synthase isoform X1: MLYIIGLGLGDEKDITLRGLEAVQKSQKVFIEAYTSLLSFGISSDGLSTLEKLYGKSITVADREMVEEKADDILLEATSSDVAFLVVGDPFGATTHTDLVVRAKKLGVDVKVVHNASVMNAIGVCGLQLYRYGETVSLPFFTDTWRPDSFYEKIQRNRKLGLHTLCLLDIRVKEPSLESLCSYRGKKQYEPPRFMAVSVAIEQLLEVEQMRGENAYTEDTTCVGFARLGSEDQLVVAGSMKQLLEVDFGPPLHCLVIVGDTHPVEEEMLDFYKLAKKQGQA, encoded by the exons ATGTTGTATATTATAGGACTGGGATTGGGAGATGAGAAAGACATCACTCTCAGAGGCCTTGAAGCTGTTCAGAAGTCCCAAAAAGTATTCATAGAAGCCTATACCTCTCTCCTCTCCTTTGGTATCTCCTCCGATGGCCTTTCTACTCtg GAAAAGCTCTACGGCAAATCAATTACGGTAGCGGATAGGGAAATGGTCGAGGAAAAGGCAGACGATATACTCTTGGAAGCTACATCGTCCGATGTTGCTTTTCTCGTTGTTGGAGACCCTTTTGG AGCTACTACGCACACAGATCTCGTTGTTAGAGCAAAAAAATTGGGTGTGGATGTTAAGGTTGTGCATAATGCGTCAGTAATGAATGCAATTGGAGTTTGTGGTTTACAACTCTACCGATATGGAGAGACGGTTTCCCTTCCATTTTTCACTGATACTTGGAGGCCTGATAGTTTTTATGAGAAGATTCAAAGAAATAGAAAGCTGGGATTGCATACTCTTTGCTTGTTAG ACATACGAGTAAAGGAGCCCTCCTTGGAGTCTTTATGCAG TTACAGAGGGAAAAAGCAATATGAGCCTCCAAGGTTTATGGCAGTAAGTGTTGCAATTGAGCAGCTCTTGGAGGTTGAACAAATGCGTGGAGAAAATG CATACACTGAAGACACTACTTGCGTTGGCTTTGCTCGACTTGGTAGTGAAGATCAGTTGGTGGTTGCCGGTTCGATGAAACAATTGTTAGAGGTGGACTTTGGTCCCCCACTGCATTGCCTCGTGATAGTCGGTGATACTCACCccgtggaagaagaaatgctgGATTTCTATAAGCTAGCGAAAAAGCAGGGCCAAGCCTGA